A genomic window from Hevea brasiliensis isolate MT/VB/25A 57/8 unplaced genomic scaffold, ASM3005281v1 Scaf389, whole genome shotgun sequence includes:
- the LOC110638811 gene encoding wall-associated receptor kinase 2, whose product MLMKLALPVVIVAAVSPLATAQAKPGCKSHCGNISIPYPFGTTQGCYMDEQFLITCNNATNPPKPFLNLSNIPVLDISLDGYLRILDSVSYNCYNDRPWSRPLFESLYLPRQLEFPISNTKNMFTLVGCNTDAEIIGLPNKDRLTGCTSVCLSNSTNLMKNGECSNIGCCQSPLPRGMRDYYINIALFKDSKIPKLYPCNYAFIAEDGAYNFSSSDLDKNLQNITDLPMVLDWSIGNQTCEQAKKDPKTFACKEFSYCIDSKNGSGYRCNCSAGFQGNPYIPNGCQDIDECETLKPCNGTCHNVPGGYNCSCPAVFEGDGRKDGAGCILQQVMATHQSKRLPHIITALGISISLLVLLLGISWIYLGRKQRKFRELKEKYFLQNGGNLLERELSKHNASIETAKIFTAEDLKKATNNYDESRILGEGGQGRVYKGILPHNQVIAIKKAKTVDQSQVEKFINEVIILSQINHKNVVKLLGCCLETEAPLLVYEFVTNGTLFDHLHRAGRATLIPWEIRLKIATETAGALSYLHSAASTPIIHRDIKLANILLDDNYTAKVSDFGASRLIPSDQTQFTTLLQGTLGYLDPEYLHTHQLTVKSDVYSFGVVLIELLTGKKAVSFDRPEEERNLALYFVSLVDRNSLMAIFDQRVLSENNIEEMMAVAMLGMRCVRVKGDERPTMKEVAKELEALRTMRLQPCGEGDSPAEDQDEYILTKLCKFYYEGMAVNNTVESQVTFEIEGGR is encoded by the exons ATGCTAATGAAACTTGCATTGCCGGTGGTGATTGTGGCAGCTGTGTCACCATTAGCAACAGCTCAAGCCAAACCTGGCTGCAAGAGCCACTGCGGCAACATTAGCATCCCATACCCCTTCGGCACAACCCAGGGTTGTTACATGGATGAACAATTTCTCATCACTTGTAACAACGCAACAAACCCTCCAAAACCATTCTTAAACTTGAGCAATATCCCAGTCCTCGACATTTCCCTCGATGGCTATTTGCGCATCCTTGACTCCGTATCCTACAATTGCTACAACGATAGACCATGGAGCAGACCCCTTTTTGAATCTCTATACTTGCCCAGGCAGTTGGAATTTCCCATATCTAATACTAAAAACATGTTCACCCTTGTCGGTTGTAACACTGACGCAGAGATTATAGGTTTACCAAACAAAGATCGGCTGACAGGATGCACCAGTGTGTGTCTCAGTAATTCCACAAACCTCATGAAGAATGGGGAATGCTCCAACATAGGCTGTTGCCAGAGCCCCCTTCCAAGAGGAATGCGTGATTATTACATAAACATAGCTTTGTTTAAAGACAGCAAGATTCCTAAACTCTACCCTTGTAATTATGCTTTTATTGCGGAGGATGGGGCTTACAATTTCTCCTCTTCAGATCTTGATAAAAATTTACAGAATATTACAGACCTCCCGATGGTGCTTGATTGGTCGATCGGAAATCAGACTTGCGAACAGGCCAAGAAGGATCCTAAAACTTTTGCATGCAAGGAGTTTAGCTATTGTATTGACTCGAAAAATGGTTCAGGGTATCGATGCAATTGTTCAGCGGGCTTTCAGGGAAACCCTTATATCCCTAACGGTTgccaag ATATCGACGAGTGTGAAACTTTAAAACCTTGCAATGGGACATGCCACAATGTTCCTGGCGGTTACAACTGCTCTTGTCCAGCAGTTTTTGAAGGCGACGGCAGGAAAGACGGAGCAGGCTGCATTCTTCAACAAGTCATGGCCACCCATCAATCCAAGAGGCTTCCTCATATAATCACTGCACTAG GAATCAGCATAAGCCTTTTAGTTCTACTGCTGGGCATTTCATGGATTTATTTGGGACGAAAGCAGAGAAAGTTCAGAGAGCTCAAAGAAAAGTATTTTTTACAAAATGGGGGCAATTTGCTAGAGCGAGAGCTTTCGAAACATAATGCGTCCATTGAAACAGCTAAAATATTCACGGCAGAAGACCTCAAGAAGGCAACAAACAATTATGATGAAAGCAGAATTCTAGGCGAAGGAGGCCAAGGTAGAGTTTACAAAGGTATTTTGCCTCACAATCAAGTTATTGCCATCAAGAAGGCTAAAACAGTCGATCAGAGCCAAGTTGAGAAGTTCATTAATGAAGTGATAATACTCTCCCAAATTAACCATAAAAATGTGGTAAAACTCTTGGGATGTTGTTTAGAAACTGAAGCTCCCTTGTTGGTCTATGAATTTGTGACTAACGGTACCCTTTTCGACCACCTGCACAGAGCTGGCCGTGCAACCTTAATTCCATGGGAAATTCGTCTGAAAATAGCCACAGAAACCGCTGGAGCCCTTTCATACTTGCACTCTGCTGCTTCTACTCCAATCATTCATAGAGACATCAAGCTAGCCAACATACTCTTAGATGATAATTACACAGCTAAAGTATCTGATTTTGGAGCTTCAAGGTTGATCCCTTCGGACCAGACTCAATTTACCACGCTATTGCAAGGAACTCTGGGGTACTTGGATCCTGAATACCTGCATACACACCAGTTGACTGTAAAGAGCGATGTTTATAGTTTTGGGGTTGTTCTTATAGAGCTGCTGACAGGAAAGAAAGCAGTTTCTTTTGACAGGcctgaagaagaaagaaatttgGCATTGTATTTTGTTTCTTTAGTGGACAGAAACAGCTTGATGGCCATTTTTGATCAACGAGTACTGAGTGAAAATAATATTGAGGAAATGATGGCTGTGGCCATGCTAGGGATGAGATGTGTGAGAGTGAAGGGCGATGAAAGGCCAACGATGAAGGAAGTTGCAAAGGAATTAGAGGCACTGAGGACAATGAGATTGCAGCCCTGTGGGGAAGGTGATTCGCCTGCAGAAGATCAGGACGAATACATTCTCACGAAACTATGCAAATTCTATTATGAAGGAATGGCGGTGAATAATACCGTGGAAAGTCAAGTTACTTTTGAAATTGAAGGTGGGAGATGA